A genome region from Wielerella bovis includes the following:
- a CDS encoding PIN domain-containing protein encodes MILIDHFNNIHQATDFIKQHYHECCISAITRAEVLVGFDETEKSSVIPILNGFELLNIDKNIVDMTAQFCQKYRTKLPDALQVSVAICHNLILVSRNSKDFKENQSYLGRENLVLCPYVL; translated from the coding sequence GTGATTTTGATTGACCATTTTAACAATATTCATCAAGCAACTGATTTTATTAAACAACATTATCATGAATGTTGTATTTCTGCGATTACGCGAGCCGAAGTTTTGGTAGGATTTGATGAAACGGAAAAATCATCTGTTATCCCGATTTTAAACGGATTTGAATTGTTGAATATTGATAAAAATATTGTAGATATGACCGCGCAATTTTGTCAAAAATACCGCACCAAATTGCCTGATGCATTGCAAGTGTCTGTGGCAATTTGCCATAATTTGATTTTGGTTAGCCGAAATAGCAAAGATTTTAAAGAAAATCAAAGTTATCTTGGGCGAGAGAATTTGGTTTTGTGTCCGTATGTTTTGTAA
- the rpiA gene encoding ribose-5-phosphate isomerase RpiA, producing the protein MMTQDELKKIAAEKAVEFVPENEYIGIGTGSTVNFFIEALGKSGKKIKGAVTTSKKSSELMAQYGIPEIHPNEVQRLAIYVDGADEINHMMEMIKGGGAAHLPEKIVAKLSDQFICIADESKYVRRLGKFPLPIEVVPMARSMVARQLVKLGGQPELRIGCKTLHGNEILDVTGLDLSEPIKMERALNEITGLVENGLFAERPADLLILAKKDGVELIRANVK; encoded by the coding sequence ATTATGACTCAAGATGAATTAAAAAAAATCGCTGCTGAAAAAGCGGTGGAATTTGTCCCTGAAAACGAATACATCGGCATCGGCACAGGCAGCACCGTCAATTTTTTTATTGAAGCATTGGGCAAAAGTGGTAAAAAAATCAAAGGTGCAGTAACCACATCCAAAAAAAGCAGCGAATTGATGGCGCAATACGGTATTCCCGAAATCCACCCCAATGAAGTGCAACGTTTGGCAATTTATGTGGACGGCGCAGACGAAATCAATCATATGATGGAAATGATTAAAGGCGGTGGTGCGGCGCATTTGCCTGAAAAAATCGTGGCGAAATTGTCCGACCAATTTATTTGCATTGCGGATGAAAGCAAGTATGTGCGCCGTTTGGGCAAATTTCCTTTGCCGATTGAAGTGGTGCCGATGGCGCGTTCTATGGTGGCGCGGCAGTTGGTGAAATTGGGTGGGCAGCCTGAATTGCGTATTGGCTGCAAAACTTTGCATGGCAATGAAATTTTAGATGTTACGGGTTTGGATTTGAGCGAGCCTATCAAAATGGAACGCGCGCTCAATGAAATCACGGGTTTGGTGGAAAATGGTTTGTTTGCTGAACGCCCTGCGGATTTGCTGATTTTGGCGAAAAAAGATGGGGTGGAATTGATTCGTGCAAATGTGAAATAA
- a CDS encoding DUF2238 domain-containing protein yields MNKTHTLPLILAMIFLALAIWAGIAPADRAVWWAETIPLFIVFAALVLTYRTFRFSNTAYVLMSMWLFLHMIGAKYTFADVPFDWGNRILSPLLGEGRNHFDRFAHYIIGFYAYPMAEWLLRKRKCTFGTALWFALFFIMSVAAAYEIIEWQYAVIEGGDAGIEFLGSQGDIWDAQKDILADTLGAITSLILFVFIRPDKRIL; encoded by the coding sequence ATGAATAAAACGCATACCCTTCCACTCATTTTGGCGATGATTTTTCTCGCACTCGCTATATGGGCAGGCATCGCACCCGCAGACCGCGCCGTTTGGTGGGCAGAAACCATACCTTTGTTTATCGTCTTCGCCGCGCTGGTTTTGACCTATCGCACCTTCCGATTCAGCAATACTGCCTATGTTTTGATGAGTATGTGGCTGTTTTTGCACATGATTGGCGCAAAATATACCTTCGCTGATGTCCCCTTTGACTGGGGCAACCGCATTTTATCGCCATTATTGGGCGAAGGGCGCAACCATTTTGACCGTTTCGCCCACTATATTATTGGTTTCTATGCCTATCCAATGGCAGAATGGTTATTACGCAAACGCAAATGCACCTTTGGCACAGCATTATGGTTCGCCTTATTTTTCATTATGAGTGTAGCCGCCGCATATGAAATCATTGAATGGCAATATGCCGTGATAGAAGGCGGCGATGCAGGTATTGAATTTCTCGGCTCGCAAGGCGATATTTGGGACGCGCAAAAAGATATTCTGGCGGATACATTGGGCGCAATCACTTCCTTGATTTTATTTGTGTTTATCCGACCAGATAAACGTATCTTATAG
- the grpE gene encoding nucleotide exchange factor GrpE: MTEQTQIPETENPETTPETEVVEEVTIESLQERIAELEGMLKDEQLRGLANEQNLRRRHQEEIQAAHKFAAQRFAAEMLTVKDYLEMALLDQSGNFDAMKMGVSMTLNELQKAFDATQIQEIASEKGSKLDPHRHQAMHEVEAEQEAGTIVGVLKKGYTMHDRVLRPAMVTVAKATE; this comes from the coding sequence ATGACCGAACAAACTCAAATTCCAGAAACCGAAAACCCAGAAACCACACCCGAAACCGAAGTGGTGGAAGAAGTAACAATTGAAAGTCTGCAAGAACGCATCGCCGAATTGGAAGGCATGTTGAAAGACGAACAACTGCGTGGTTTAGCAAATGAACAAAATTTGCGCCGCCGTCATCAAGAAGAAATTCAGGCTGCCCACAAATTTGCTGCCCAACGTTTCGCCGCAGAAATGCTGACCGTGAAAGATTATTTGGAAATGGCTTTGCTTGACCAAAGCGGCAATTTTGACGCGATGAAAATGGGCGTTAGCATGACATTGAATGAATTGCAAAAAGCCTTTGATGCCACGCAAATCCAAGAAATCGCCAGTGAAAAAGGCAGCAAACTTGACCCACATCGTCATCAAGCTATGCACGAAGTGGAAGCCGAACAAGAAGCAGGTACCATTGTCGGCGTATTGAAAAAAGGCTATACCATGCACGACCGCGTATTGCGCCCTGCGATGGTTACGGTGGCAAAAGCCACAGAATAA
- a CDS encoding uracil-xanthine permease family protein gives MLQQTKTAIAGAQILFVAFGAMVLVPLLTGLNPALALLGAGIGTLLFQLITKRKVPIFLGSSFAFIAPIIAAKAQWGTGATLFGLFAAGFMYFIFAALIRWRGLEAVHKLLPPIVIGPVIMVIGLSVAGSASSMAVGKSGDVQAVEYGTAVMLSAFTFGVTVLVTVFGSKMMKLIPILIGVASGYIAALCVGIVDFQAVLNAPWFAVPEFTKPEVNWSAALFMLPVAIAPAIEHIGGIMAIGAVTGKDYTKDPGLDKTLIGDGLGVCAAGLLGGPPVTTYGEVTGAVMITKNSNPVIMTWAAIFAICMAFFGKFNAFLASIPLPVMGGVMLLLFGTIASLGLKTLIDARVDLMRPKNLVIVSSTLTIGLGGMAVKVGDVAFAGVGLCALVAMVLNAVLPDRE, from the coding sequence ATGTTACAACAAACAAAAACAGCCATTGCAGGCGCACAAATTTTATTTGTTGCTTTTGGCGCAATGGTGCTTGTCCCATTATTAACAGGATTAAATCCTGCGCTGGCATTATTGGGCGCGGGTATCGGTACTTTATTGTTTCAGTTGATAACGAAACGCAAAGTACCGATTTTTTTAGGTTCATCATTTGCTTTCATTGCGCCAATTATCGCGGCAAAAGCGCAATGGGGTACGGGCGCGACTTTGTTTGGTTTGTTTGCGGCTGGGTTTATGTATTTTATTTTTGCTGCACTGATTCGTTGGCGCGGTTTGGAAGCGGTGCATAAATTGTTGCCGCCGATTGTGATTGGACCGGTGATTATGGTGATTGGTTTGTCGGTTGCGGGCAGCGCGAGCAGCATGGCGGTGGGCAAATCGGGCGATGTGCAAGCGGTGGAATATGGCACGGCGGTGATGTTGAGCGCGTTTACTTTTGGCGTAACGGTTTTGGTAACCGTGTTTGGCAGCAAAATGATGAAACTTATCCCAATTTTGATTGGTGTGGCATCGGGTTATATTGCGGCATTATGCGTGGGCATTGTGGATTTTCAAGCGGTGCTGAATGCGCCTTGGTTTGCTGTTCCCGAATTTACCAAACCCGAAGTAAACTGGTCGGCAGCTTTGTTTATGTTGCCTGTGGCGATTGCGCCTGCGATTGAGCATATTGGCGGCATTATGGCGATTGGCGCGGTTACGGGCAAAGATTACACCAAAGACCCAGGGTTGGACAAAACCTTGATTGGCGATGGTTTGGGCGTATGCGCGGCAGGTTTACTTGGTGGGCCTCCTGTAACCACCTATGGCGAAGTAACGGGCGCAGTGATGATTACCAAAAACAGCAATCCTGTCATCATGACATGGGCGGCGATTTTTGCGATTTGCATGGCGTTTTTCGGCAAATTCAACGCATTTTTAGCGTCTATTCCCTTACCAGTAATGGGCGGTGTGATGTTATTGCTGTTTGGTACCATTGCATCATTGGGTTTAAAAACCTTGATTGATGCGCGAGTGGATTTGATGCGCCCGAAAAATTTGGTTATTGTCAGCTCTACTTTAACCATTGGTTTGGGCGGTATGGCGGTTAAAGTGGGCGATGTGGCATTTGCAGGTGTGGGTTTGTGTGCTTTGGTGGCAATGGTATTGAATGCGGTGTTACCAGATAGGGAATAA
- a CDS encoding SAM-dependent methyltransferase, giving the protein MPALYLIPTPLGAADTPCLLPHEQAQIIHITDFVVEAEKTARAHLKHMGVTTPIRELNLQTLNEHTPAAAVTALLQPLREGRDLGLVSEAGCPAIADPGADLVALAHAEGFEIKPLIGASSIVLALMASGANGQCFAFKGYLPADHDGRSGSLKTLETRSRQANETQLFIETPYRNDALLADAIAMLHPDTRLCVACDLTLPTQQIISKRISEWRTMPELPLLKKRPALFVLHVA; this is encoded by the coding sequence ATGCCCGCACTGTATTTAATCCCCACCCCATTAGGCGCAGCCGATACCCCTTGTTTATTGCCACACGAACAAGCACAAATTATCCACATTACCGATTTTGTCGTGGAAGCCGAAAAAACCGCTCGCGCCCACTTAAAACACATGGGCGTTACCACCCCGATTCGCGAACTCAATCTGCAAACGTTAAACGAACACACACCAGCCGCCGCCGTTACCGCTTTATTGCAACCTTTGCGTGAAGGACGCGATTTAGGTTTGGTCAGCGAAGCAGGTTGTCCCGCCATTGCCGACCCAGGGGCAGATTTGGTCGCTTTGGCGCATGCAGAAGGATTTGAAATCAAACCCTTAATTGGCGCGAGCAGTATTGTGTTGGCATTGATGGCATCGGGCGCGAATGGACAATGTTTTGCATTTAAAGGTTATCTTCCAGCCGACCACGATGGACGTTCAGGCAGCCTGAAAACTTTGGAAACGCGTTCACGCCAAGCCAATGAAACCCAATTATTCATTGAAACACCGTATCGCAACGATGCTTTATTAGCCGATGCCATCGCCATGCTGCATCCCGATACACGATTGTGCGTTGCTTGCGATTTGACTTTGCCGACACAACAAATTATCAGCAAACGCATCAGCGAATGGCGTACAATGCCCGAATTACCCCTATTAAAAAAACGTCCTGCTTTATTTGTTTTGCATGTCGCATAA
- a CDS encoding symmetrical bis(5'-nucleosyl)-tetraphosphatase, translating to MAHYAIGDLQGCYAEFTALLNTIQFNHSRDTLWLVGDIVNRGAQSLECLQFCMRHEDSVQIVLGNHDLHLLALLYGQGSLKKNDTLTPILQHANARRMRDWLRNQPLMLHTDTHVLVHAGLLPQWTVTQAQNLANEISHELSSSHAHRFFEKMYGNKPSAWQPELSGIDRLRLITNVLTRMRVLHTDGSLEYRYKETYANIPSNLHAWFDVPNRQHLSHTIVFGHWSALGFMNDKNVLALDTGALWGGELTAVNLHTGERFIQPSFQAKVFE from the coding sequence ATGGCACATTACGCAATCGGCGACCTACAAGGCTGTTACGCCGAATTTACCGCTTTACTCAACACCATTCAATTCAACCATAGTCGTGACACATTGTGGTTGGTTGGCGACATCGTCAATCGTGGCGCACAATCGCTGGAATGTTTGCAATTTTGTATGCGACACGAAGACAGCGTGCAAATCGTACTGGGTAATCATGATTTACACTTATTGGCTCTATTGTATGGACAAGGCAGCCTGAAAAAAAACGACACACTCACACCCATTTTGCAGCATGCCAATGCACGCAGAATGCGTGATTGGTTGCGCAATCAACCGTTGATGTTGCACACCGATACGCATGTGTTGGTTCACGCGGGCTTATTGCCACAATGGACGGTTACACAAGCGCAAAATCTGGCAAACGAAATTTCACACGAATTATCCAGCAGCCACGCCCATCGTTTTTTTGAAAAAATGTATGGCAATAAACCATCAGCATGGCAGCCTGAATTATCAGGCATAGACCGTTTACGCTTAATAACCAATGTTTTGACACGAATGCGCGTTTTACACACCGATGGCAGTTTGGAATACCGCTACAAAGAAACCTACGCCAACATTCCCTCCAATTTACACGCATGGTTTGACGTGCCCAATCGACAACATTTATCACACACCATTGTTTTTGGACATTGGTCGGCATTGGGTTTTATGAACGACAAAAATGTGTTGGCATTGGATACAGGCGCATTGTGGGGTGGCGAACTAACCGCCGTTAATTTGCATACAGGCGAACGATTTATACAACCCAGTTTCCAAGCGAAAGTATTTGAATAA
- the dnaJ gene encoding molecular chaperone DnaJ — MSNQDYYETLGISKSASDDDIKKAYRKMAMKYHPDRNPDNKEAEEKFKEVQKAYDTLSDPQKKAAYDQYGHAAFEQGGFGGAGGAGGFGGFSGGFGGAGSFDFGDIFSQMFGGAGRQPNYQGADVSYGVEITLEEAASGIKKQITIPTYEECDVCHGSGAKEGTKASTCRTCGGSGTVHVRQAIFQIQQTCPTCSGSGKEIKDPCNRCHGEGRVKTSKTVEVNIPAGIDDGQRIRLTGEGEPGTHGAPAGDLYIHVSVQEHKIFQRDPDNPTDLHCELPISFATAALGGEVEVPTLDGKVKLTIPAGTQNGKRMRVKGKGVKSVRSSLVGDLYCHVIVETPINLTERQKELLEEFEQIATGLDRSQTPRQKSFWERLKDKFD, encoded by the coding sequence ATGAGTAATCAAGATTATTACGAAACACTTGGCATCAGCAAATCTGCCAGCGATGACGACATCAAAAAAGCCTATCGCAAAATGGCGATGAAATATCACCCCGACCGCAATCCAGACAACAAAGAAGCGGAAGAAAAATTCAAGGAAGTTCAAAAAGCATACGATACTTTATCCGACCCACAGAAAAAAGCCGCTTACGACCAATATGGACACGCGGCGTTTGAACAAGGTGGTTTTGGTGGCGCAGGCGGTGCTGGTGGTTTTGGCGGATTCAGCGGCGGTTTTGGTGGCGCAGGTAGCTTTGATTTTGGCGATATTTTCAGCCAAATGTTTGGCGGAGCGGGTCGTCAGCCCAATTATCAAGGTGCGGATGTCAGCTACGGCGTAGAAATCACTTTGGAAGAAGCGGCATCTGGCATCAAAAAACAAATCACGATTCCAACGTATGAAGAATGTGATGTATGTCATGGTTCGGGCGCGAAAGAAGGTACCAAAGCAAGCACTTGTCGTACATGTGGCGGTTCGGGTACGGTTCACGTTCGCCAAGCGATTTTCCAAATTCAGCAAACCTGTCCAACATGTAGCGGTTCAGGTAAAGAAATCAAAGACCCGTGCAACCGTTGTCATGGCGAAGGACGCGTGAAAACCAGCAAAACGGTGGAAGTGAATATTCCTGCGGGTATTGACGATGGACAACGCATTCGTCTGACTGGCGAGGGCGAACCAGGAACGCATGGCGCACCTGCGGGCGATTTGTATATTCATGTTTCCGTGCAAGAACACAAAATCTTCCAGCGCGACCCCGATAATCCAACCGACTTGCATTGCGAATTGCCCATTAGTTTCGCCACCGCTGCTTTGGGTGGCGAAGTGGAAGTACCAACTTTGGACGGCAAAGTGAAATTAACGATTCCTGCTGGCACGCAAAATGGCAAACGTATGCGCGTGAAAGGTAAAGGTGTGAAATCGGTGCGCAGCAGTTTAGTGGGCGATTTGTATTGTCATGTGATTGTAGAAACGCCGATTAATTTAACCGAGCGTCAAAAAGAATTGCTGGAAGAATTTGAGCAAATTGCAACGGGTTTAGACCGCAGCCAAACGCCACGCCAAAAAAGTTTTTGGGAACGTTTGAAAGATAAATTTGATTGA
- a CDS encoding calcium/sodium antiporter, whose protein sequence is MIYAILAVIIGLVILVWSADRFIDGAVATAKHFGMSPLLIGMVIVGFGTSAPEMVVSVMSAINGNAGIALGNAYGSNITNIALILGVTALISPIVVQKNIVKVELPVLMGITAFAVFQLWDGKLTLLDGLILLVVLGAYMIWTVVSNMKGADNIVENIADELDNAQMPLKKGILWLVVGLIALVLSSRLLVWGAVTIAQTLGVSDLIIGLTVVAVGTSLPELASSIAAARKGEHDIAVGNIVGSNLFNTLAVVGLAASIQPMDISPIVLSRDVLIMAVLTVLLFVFCLGKGGTGKIGRVKGGALLAAYIAYTVYLIATAF, encoded by the coding sequence ATGATTTATGCAATTTTAGCCGTCATCATTGGCTTGGTGATTTTGGTGTGGAGCGCAGACCGTTTTATTGATGGTGCGGTTGCCACTGCCAAACATTTTGGCATGTCGCCTTTGTTGATTGGCATGGTGATTGTGGGCTTTGGCACGAGCGCGCCAGAAATGGTGGTGTCGGTGATGTCGGCAATCAATGGCAATGCAGGGATTGCGTTGGGCAATGCCTATGGTTCAAATATTACCAATATTGCCTTGATTTTGGGCGTAACCGCTTTGATTAGCCCGATTGTGGTACAAAAAAACATTGTGAAAGTGGAATTGCCTGTTTTGATGGGTATCACGGCATTTGCGGTGTTTCAATTATGGGACGGCAAACTCACTTTGTTGGATGGCTTGATTTTGTTGGTGGTTTTGGGGGCATACATGATATGGACGGTTGTCAGCAATATGAAAGGCGCAGACAATATTGTTGAGAACATTGCTGACGAATTGGACAATGCACAAATGCCATTGAAAAAGGGCATATTGTGGTTGGTGGTGGGGTTGATTGCTTTGGTTTTGAGTTCGCGTTTGTTGGTGTGGGGCGCGGTTACCATTGCACAAACTTTGGGCGTAAGCGATTTGATTATTGGTTTAACGGTGGTGGCGGTTGGCACATCGTTGCCCGAATTGGCATCTTCCATTGCAGCGGCGCGTAAAGGTGAACACGATATTGCGGTGGGTAATATCGTTGGGTCAAACCTATTCAACACTTTAGCGGTGGTGGGTTTGGCTGCCAGCATTCAACCTATGGACATATCGCCCATTGTTTTAAGTCGTGATGTGTTGATTATGGCGGTGCTGACGGTATTGTTGTTTGTGTTCTGTTTGGGCAAAGGGGGAACAGGCAAAATCGGGCGCGTGAAAGGTGGCGCATTGTTGGCGGCATATATAGCGTACACAGTATATTTGATTGCCACTGCATTTTAA
- the ilvD gene encoding dihydroxy-acid dehydratase, with amino-acid sequence MPDYRSKTSTHGRNMAGARALWRATGVADSDFGKPIIAIANSFTQFVPGHVHLHNMGQLVAREIEKAGAIAKEFNTIAVDDGIAMGHSGMLYSLPSRDLIADSIEYMVNAHCADALVCISNCDKITPGMLMAAMRLNIPTVFVSGGPMEAGKVIGSINIAPESRLDLIDAMIQAADDNVSDSQINEVEQNACPTCGSCSGMFTANSMNCLTEALGLSLPGNGSYLATHAGRKDLFLEAARLIVDITRRYYEQNDESVLPRSIASKKAFENAMTMDIAMGGSTNTILHLLAVANEAEVDFKMADIDRLSRIVPCICKTAPNNHDYYMEDVHRAGGIFGILKELDKAGKLHTDVPTIHSGSLKEAIEKWDVTNPENTVAIERFKAAPGGVRTTQAFSQNRMWKTLDLDREKGCIRSVEHAYSQDGGLAVLFGNIAERGCVVKTAGVDDSILKFTGRARVFESQDAAVESILANQIVAGDIVIIRYEGPKGGPGMQEMLYPTSYLKSKGLGKACALLTDGRFSGGTSGLSIGHVSPEAAEGGAIGLVHEGDTIEIDIPNRSINLKIADEELAQRRTEMQARGSQAWKPVNRDRYVSPALRAYGLMATSADKGAVRDVSQIEK; translated from the coding sequence ATGCCCGATTACCGCTCCAAAACTTCCACACACGGCAGAAACATGGCAGGCGCACGCGCCTTATGGCGCGCCACAGGCGTAGCCGACAGCGATTTTGGCAAACCGATTATCGCCATCGCCAATTCATTTACCCAATTCGTCCCAGGGCACGTTCATTTGCACAATATGGGGCAACTGGTGGCGCGCGAAATTGAAAAAGCGGGCGCAATCGCCAAAGAATTTAACACCATCGCCGTTGATGACGGCATTGCGATGGGACACAGCGGCATGTTGTACAGCTTGCCCAGCCGCGATTTGATTGCCGATTCCATTGAATACATGGTAAACGCGCATTGCGCCGATGCGCTGGTGTGCATTTCCAACTGCGACAAAATCACCCCTGGAATGCTGATGGCGGCGATGCGTTTGAACATTCCCACTGTATTTGTATCGGGTGGCCCAATGGAAGCGGGCAAAGTCATCGGCAGCATCAATATTGCCCCAGAAAGCCGTTTGGATTTGATTGATGCGATGATTCAGGCTGCCGATGACAATGTTTCCGACAGCCAAATCAACGAAGTAGAACAAAATGCTTGCCCCACTTGCGGTTCATGTTCGGGCATGTTTACCGCCAACTCCATGAACTGTTTAACCGAAGCTTTGGGCTTGTCTTTACCAGGCAACGGCTCGTATTTGGCGACCCACGCAGGACGCAAAGATTTGTTTTTGGAAGCCGCGCGCCTGATTGTGGACATCACGCGCCGTTATTATGAACAAAATGACGAAAGCGTGTTGCCGCGCAGCATCGCCAGCAAAAAAGCCTTTGAAAACGCGATGACCATGGACATCGCCATGGGCGGTTCCACCAACACCATTTTGCATTTGCTTGCCGTTGCCAACGAAGCCGAAGTAGATTTCAAAATGGCAGACATTGACCGTTTGAGTCGCATTGTGCCGTGCATTTGCAAAACCGCGCCGAATAATCACGATTACTATATGGAAGACGTGCATCGCGCAGGTGGCATTTTTGGCATTTTGAAAGAATTGGACAAAGCAGGCAAATTGCATACCGATGTACCCACCATTCATTCAGGCAGCCTGAAAGAAGCCATTGAAAAATGGGATGTTACCAATCCCGAAAACACCGTTGCCATTGAACGCTTTAAAGCTGCCCCTGGTGGCGTGCGTACCACACAAGCATTCTCGCAAAACCGCATGTGGAAAACTTTGGATTTAGACCGCGAAAAAGGCTGTATCCGCAGCGTGGAACACGCTTATTCGCAAGACGGCGGTTTGGCGGTGTTGTTTGGCAACATTGCCGAACGCGGTTGCGTGGTGAAAACCGCAGGCGTGGACGACAGCATTTTGAAATTCACAGGACGCGCGCGTGTGTTTGAAAGCCAAGACGCAGCGGTGGAAAGCATTTTGGCAAATCAAATTGTGGCGGGCGATATTGTGATTATTCGCTACGAAGGCCCAAAAGGCGGGCCTGGTATGCAAGAAATGCTGTATCCCACTTCGTATTTAAAATCAAAAGGTTTGGGCAAAGCCTGCGCCTTGCTGACAGACGGACGTTTTTCAGGCGGCACATCGGGTTTATCCATCGGACACGTTTCGCCTGAAGCGGCAGAAGGTGGTGCAATCGGATTGGTGCACGAAGGTGATACCATTGAAATTGACATTCCCAATCGCAGCATCAATCTGAAAATTGCTGATGAAGAACTGGCACAACGCCGCACTGAAATGCAAGCGCGTGGCAGCCAAGCATGGAAACCTGTGAATCGCGACCGCTATGTTTCGCCAGCCTTACGCGCGTATGGTTTGATGGCAACTTCGGCGGATAAAGGTGCGGTGCGTGATGTGTCGCAAATTGAAAAATAA
- a CDS encoding HNH endonuclease family protein: MKTKLNTQITIAQLCEGFQYNELEGKGLFGLSGSLTIQPEYQRNYIYADGKKDVAVIQSILKGYPLGLIYFNQTGDDTFEVLDGQQRITSIGRFVTNKLSIIDEKGTPYTFSSLPKDKQDLISNTTILVYECKGTESEIKEWFKTINIAGVPLNEQELLNAVYSGSFVTLAKAEFSNSQNANIHKWSAFVKGTPLRQDFLACALDWVSRGNISDYMSRHRGDDNIHELKTYFTTIIDWINTTFVDVKKEMCGLEWGRLYETHGKNPYNPTELAKRLNELYDDPSIKNKKGIWEYLLGGESDKRLLDIRMFDEKTKKEVYNKQTQKAKENNHSNCPLCAIGDNANKTKIWTLKEMEADHVTAWSKGGLTGIENCEMLCMNHNRAKGNK, encoded by the coding sequence ATGAAAACCAAATTGAACACCCAAATTACCATCGCCCAATTATGCGAAGGCTTTCAATACAATGAATTGGAAGGCAAAGGCTTGTTTGGACTTTCAGGCAGCCTGACCATTCAGCCCGAATACCAACGCAATTATATTTATGCAGACGGCAAAAAAGATGTGGCGGTCATTCAATCCATTTTAAAAGGCTATCCACTTGGTTTGATTTATTTTAATCAAACGGGCGATGATACTTTTGAAGTTTTGGACGGTCAGCAACGCATTACCAGCATTGGGCGTTTTGTTACCAATAAATTGTCCATTATTGATGAAAAAGGCACTCCTTATACATTTTCTAGTTTGCCAAAAGACAAGCAAGATTTGATTTCAAATACCACGATTTTGGTTTACGAATGCAAAGGTACGGAAAGCGAAATTAAAGAATGGTTTAAAACCATTAATATTGCTGGTGTGCCACTCAATGAACAAGAATTATTGAATGCAGTTTATTCAGGTTCATTTGTAACACTTGCCAAAGCAGAATTTAGCAATTCACAAAATGCCAATATCCACAAATGGTCGGCTTTTGTCAAAGGTACGCCACTCCGCCAAGATTTTTTGGCGTGTGCATTGGATTGGGTCAGTCGGGGGAACATCAGTGATTACATGAGCCGTCATCGGGGTGATGATAATATCCATGAGCTAAAAACCTATTTTACTACCATCATTGATTGGATTAACACAACATTTGTTGATGTGAAAAAGGAAATGTGCGGTTTGGAATGGGGTAGATTGTACGAAACTCATGGCAAAAATCCCTATAATCCAACTGAATTAGCCAAAAGATTAAATGAATTATACGATGACCCAAGCATTAAAAACAAAAAAGGTATTTGGGAATATTTGTTAGGCGGTGAAAGTGATAAACGGCTTTTGGATATTCGCATGTTTGACGAAAAAACCAAAAAAGAAGTGTATAACAAGCAAACGCAAAAAGCCAAAGAAAACAATCATTCAAATTGTCCACTTTGTGCGATTGGCGATAATGCCAATAAAACCAAAATTTGGACATTAAAAGAAATGGAAGCCGACCACGTTACCGCTTGGAGCAAAGGTGGGCTAACTGGTATTGAAAATTGTGAAATGCTTTGTATGAACCACAATCGGGCAAAGGGTAATAAATGA